The following proteins come from a genomic window of Corynebacterium sp. P4-C1:
- a CDS encoding HNH endonuclease signature motif containing protein — MNDFDAFIASVSSPMGILAGFDRQVAVRAGINPLTVRKWSGLAKVYFGPTRFTRKQRHAVRLARETSKSLDQLVFIESCVRGVSDDAGKWGLRLALLSVRGTYDTLKRKAADILPNHGDSDSDGGGDGDGGRGAPALGVRFTGSFKGTRTMTVTGDEHVIAAVEFALRRDLRPDRPVAGQMYDAFVNLIHTTNNNGDRAGAGAGGSGAGGGVAAAVPRPVVLIPLDEYTRILAGDGDDVVLGLSDGTTMTGAQYLARFHGTTLEVAVFHPQAGAVNLYDTKRLANAKQRDLARMVLTTCPVPGCRHAADNCEVHHVTAWSRGGLTNMDNLSVLCRYHNRTNDDDPAKKNRGRIEIRAGTPTWVSPRGTPVANNRHPYGAMKQLFGTQAGT, encoded by the coding sequence ATGAACGATTTCGACGCTTTCATCGCTTCGGTGTCCTCCCCGATGGGGATCTTGGCGGGGTTTGACCGTCAGGTGGCGGTGCGTGCCGGCATCAACCCGCTCACGGTACGCAAGTGGTCCGGTTTGGCGAAGGTGTATTTCGGCCCGACACGGTTTACCCGCAAACAACGCCACGCAGTGCGCCTGGCACGTGAAACATCGAAGTCGTTGGACCAGTTGGTCTTCATCGAGTCCTGTGTGCGTGGCGTGTCTGATGATGCCGGTAAGTGGGGGTTGCGCCTGGCGTTGTTGTCGGTGCGTGGCACCTACGACACGTTGAAGCGCAAAGCCGCCGACATCCTCCCCAACCACGGCGACAGTGACAGTGATGGGGGCGGTGATGGTGATGGTGGGCGTGGTGCCCCTGCACTGGGTGTGCGGTTCACCGGGTCTTTCAAAGGCACCCGCACGATGACGGTGACCGGGGATGAACACGTTATAGCAGCGGTGGAATTCGCCTTGCGGCGTGATCTGCGCCCAGATAGGCCGGTGGCAGGCCAGATGTATGACGCGTTCGTCAACCTGATCCACACCACCAACAACAACGGCGACCGTGCCGGTGCCGGTGCTGGTGGTTCTGGTGCTGGTGGTGGTGTGGCCGCGGCGGTGCCACGCCCGGTGGTGCTCATCCCGCTCGATGAGTACACCAGGATCCTTGCCGGTGACGGTGATGATGTGGTGCTGGGGTTATCCGATGGCACCACGATGACCGGGGCGCAGTATTTAGCGCGGTTTCACGGCACCACCTTGGAAGTCGCGGTGTTCCACCCGCAGGCTGGTGCGGTGAACCTGTATGACACCAAGCGTTTGGCGAATGCCAAGCAGCGGGATTTAGCCCGGATGGTGCTCACCACCTGCCCGGTACCAGGCTGCCGGCACGCGGCGGATAACTGCGAGGTCCACCATGTCACAGCCTGGTCGCGGGGTGGGTTGACGAATATGGATAACCTGTCGGTGCTGTGCAGGTACCACAACCGCACCAACGATGATGACCCGGCCAAAAAGAACAGGGGCCGGATTGAGATCAGGGCCGGAACACCGACCTGGGTATCGCCCAGGGGCACACCAGTGGCGAATAACCGCCACCCCTACGGAGCCATGAAACAGCTCTTCGGAACACAAGCAGGAACATAA